The DNA sequence TATACTTGAAAATagagtttagagagagaaacttgtcaacacaagtggtgtgaatgaaatgaagttcaacgagccgtatttatagagtttaaaaaaaattaaaattttaagtcgGATGTCCGAcccacgccacaatggcggacgtctGTCCGCCCGTCGCGCGGATATCCGACGTCCTCACGGGACATACGTATCCGAAGCGATGTGTTCCAATGGCAGACGTCTCGATCGCCCGTCACGGCAATCCGATCGGACGTCCGCTGTTAGAGATGCTCTTACCATAACTAGAGATTCCGAATTGGCTAATTATGTGGCAGCAAAGACTACTACATTATGCAATCTAAGTTTCCTATGTTAATTTTTGTAAGCTAATAGTTTCGTATATCAATTAAATACTCTCTATTTTAAGGtgtcatatattttgttttagtttttcttttaaatatatctttcatattaaaatatatttttctctttacttaGTACTCAAGACAATGTCTCTCCTAAAATAGTGTCTCATTATTCAATGTTTACTATTGCTAAAAATGGTGGAATAATTAACACTCATACGCTTTAGCAACCTGAACCCAATTTGTCATAGGAGTaatagaaaagaataaaacgTCATatacttttgaaaatataacaCATAAGTCCTACTACTATATGTTGTCACGTCAATTTCTTTAGATGGTGACACCGTGAcacaatttgataaaaaaaaaatcaaggcAATAGTTGAGCATAAACGACTTTTCActagttaaattaatattttacgAGCTACTAGTAATTAAGGTCTATTTAAGAAGTAATTTACATAAtcttttataatcaaattaaggAGTAGTTCTTtgtaaatttcaatatttaatagtagcTAGAGACTAGAGAgtatatgtagtaatttttaacatttaattagttatttttaatttctaacttGTTGATTGTTATTACTAGTAATGAGATGAACTACTCTCTCCTGCCCCAAATAATAATCCTATTTAATTATGACAAGagtcttaaaaaaaaatataaagagttgaataagttagtttAATATTTATCTCATCTATAtggaatattagttttataataaaatatgagttgaataaattataataatgtgaaatctatttattatttatagtaaaaataaaatataaataaattttattatgagacgaattgaaatgacaaaatatgactTTTACTCTATAcgaaatattaatttctactaatttaaaattgtataacgGACTTAGTCTACGCTGGAATTGATGCTCTAGGCCACAATGACATCAGGCGAATGACATCACACGCAATAGGTGCAATTTTACGCCTCTCTTCACACGCGTCCAACGCGTGTAAATTCTCTACGCTAGTATTGAAATGTAGTCCCGCTATATAAATCCATCTATCTTCATTTTTCCTCGactattagtattttattattcagccTGAATACTTGCAATAGCGTCTACAAATCCATATACCTTCATATTcacatcattattattttaatcttttacatcattattattttaacttttttcaaacaaaatttatgttactctactaaataaataatctcGCTCgccattttttctattttgagcGTTACATATTAGTAgtgtcattttttaattttactttttcttctctattaatttattatctctaCCTTTTCTACTCTCATAGACTCAGACTTTATTATTACATCCGTTCCATTTTCGGAGTCACGATTGAAATATTTCATGAATGGTAATACGCCCCACATTGCATtaacatttttccactcacattttattataaaactaatatataaaagtagaactcacattctattttattttatcaccaatttttctttatattttttaaaacatgtgtcaaattcaaatgagactcctaaaatgaaacgaatgaaatattttttatttaatgctaCATTACACACAACTGTTTTTAATTCTCGTAACGGAAAGAAATGTCTTCGTTGCGatggaatgaagaaaatacCAAGGTAACTCACTAAACCTATTCAAAGGAGTGCAATAGCGTCGATCTCCCGCATTGGTCAGGAAGGCCGGCGCTTTGTTAATGGCCAAACATACGGAGGAGTATTCGTCTCTTCTTAcctaaaattttgttaaatgtaaaatgtgaaatattattaaaccACCGAAAACAATTGTCCGCAAATAACATGTATCATGAAATAAacaagatttaatttatagtactactactattattctaaaatattattcgTATAAACTTTTATCTAATAACATTGAGATATTAATCAATGACATGTCATAATAAGGATAATAAGGCGGTCTCAAAcaaatgtttatatttaatcatttgtTCCATAACCAAGATAcaattttaccatatttttaattaccCTTTTGACATGTATGAAGAAAATTGTCATATAGAAACTCTGATATATATTTACATGTACGAAAGTTAGGTGTAGTTTCTAGGACTTTTTTACCATAGACCAAGAGCAAAAGTTGGGTCAACAAACATAGTTTTTTCatactattaatttgaattttgactatacaaaatgacaaaagagGACCAACGCTCAGCCGCCTGCCCAATTTTCTTGTTAGACTTACTCCAATGTGAAATTCTTCGACTAACTGctccaaaaataatactccatccgtcctacATAATTTGactcattattttattttgagtcgtcccatataatttgatatatttcacttttaccatttttggtagtatatcccatattccactaactcattcatactcacattttattataaaactaatattttagaaGTATGacccacgttccactaactttttcaacttactttccattagatttcttaaaactcgtgctggGTCAAAATGTCccaaattatatgggacggggggagtagtattattgaATCTatgaaatgaatttaaaataataacatatcttaatatttaatattcgtACTATGTGACACAAATCAACACCATTATTCTAACTTGACCTTGACTCTTCACATGtttaacatgaaattaaatcaattgtgCTTTTCAATCTTGGGCATATTAATTGTTATGTTTTGGGTTCTTGATGCACTAGAATCAAAATACAAGTTCTATTGATATTGGTTTCGATTTTAGATCCAAAATCAGTACTTAATCGTCTATTTTAACCCAAAATCGTGAACAAATGGGCAAAAATCCGAGCAAAAACCTCCCAAAGTCGACAGCTAATGACTTGTAGATTAACGGTATGCTGTTTTCGATTCCCTTGGAATCAAATCGGCGATTTTCTAACCAGTAccaatcttttttatttatacacaATAACTTCTTTTCTTATAAAATACTCTTAAACAATGACAAACCAAATTATTTAGTTGATTGCTTTTAGAGGTTGATTTTAAATGCCTTATCTCTCGGTACGGCAACTATATTCCGAGAGAGCCACAACAAGATTTGGTAAACATATTgaatataaaacttaattttggcattataatttatttacatagaCCCCAAGTCAGATAGTCATTTAATATGAGTCTTTTTGGCAACTGGCAACCAATCAAACCCCTCACATGCATGGAATCATGCGAgagatataattatttaagagttttgttcaaataatttaataacatAAGAAGACTctagtttttttctttcttttgataAGGGTGGAAATGTGGTAGTGGTACATGGCctaattattagtagtagaaAAGTATATGCACGCTGTAAAGTGAACCTATTAAAGGCTTCAAGTAAAGTTGCAACTTAAATTGTGAAACTGTGACAAATTGTCTTATAAAGAcaccaaattaaataagtaattaCATATAtcatccaaattaaataagtaattacatatatcaaataatatgaaaaaatgacttaaatttaaaatctattttttttcataagtTAAGACCTAAGAATATACTCCATCagtcttttaaaaatagaaattatttctatttttgtatgtttcttaaaattagaaactttttattttagaaaacatttttctctctaaaaaGGTGAGAGTCTAATACAATCATGGAAGCTGTGCATCAAAGATTTCAACTGTCGCAGGATTCAATTAGTAATTGTCTTGTCAAGATGACGTCCAAACGCTTTCCAAAGACTACCAATGTCTTTGTCTTCGAAATAGTTTCACGTGAGCATCTTGCACGCCTTAATCGGAGTCCGGTAGAGAGAGTTATGACCGATCTACTATAGCCGCGCAGAGGAGTCGAGTTCAGAGAGTTCGAGCAGTCGGCCCGAACCATCCGCCAGTCCGGAGCGGGCCGCTCAATATTCTTTCTGTAGTAAGCCACTTTGTCCAGAGGAACGGAGCGGGCCGCTCAGCCTACCTTCCGGGTCTGAGCCGACCGCTCGGGGAGCTAGGcttcaaaattttgtgatttttcatcttttttttgtgttttatgatttgtttttgggcTAGTATAAATAGACCCAATAGTCATATTTGAAACTTAATTGTTGATTGAACATTGTAGCTCTTGAGAGTATTTATCCGTGTGAGATTTCTATCtaattcctatttttataagttGCTTGTTtcatcaattgatttaatCTAAGTACTATGAATCAAATAAAGATATACACCAAATGCTTGTAAAATCCTCTGAGTAATAAGGCCATGGTAGATTTAGTGCGGTGAAAAGAGCCTAGGGTGTCTTTTTCCATCAATGGTTCTATCCTCCTTATTCACGTtctccatcttcaattcttcaataAATTCCTTTTGGGGATCTAATTTTTGGGCTAGATCCAAGTTATCTTTGTGTTTCCTTTATTGTTTGAGTTTCAATCTGATAGATCAGCATCAATTTGGACATTTATTGGGGCAGGGGATCAATGAAAAGCATATATATGATTTCATATTACGGTCATTCTCTACCACtttttgttttctctctcctttttttttactattttatactccctctgtcgcACAATAACtgtcactcttattgtgggcaCGAGTtctaagaaatgtaaagaaaagttcgttgaaaaagttagtgaaatatgagattcacttttttatattgattttataataaaatgtgacggcgtgagttagtggaatgttaaacttacttaccatttatgataaaaatgaagtgtgacaattattatgagaaggaccgaaatagaaaagagtgacaatttttgtgggatggagggagtattaaaactcatgccatttcaaaagtttttatttataaaaaagaaaagaaaatatgagtACTCCATTTACTAGTCAcctctttctattttctttatctGAGATGTTTTCATGTTAGcgtcttttatttaattggacaCCATCACAGCGTCATAAATGCATATCTTGGAAATTTCCAAGAAACTCGAAGACCATGTTTTATTGTAATAAACGATGACTAAAAACGTGAAACACAACAATTCTCTCACTTTTCAACATAAATGGCCATGAGGTGGGcaacacataattttcttttacacATTTcgctatgtaatttttatgctatttacaaaaattttaattttgaataaagtagaggAAATTTCTCTGTATGTAATCACTGTCATCAACAAAGAAAAGGTCACAAGCAATCGCAAGATGGTGACTATCCCATTCCCGCTAGATAatcaaaatatgtaaattCAAAATGAATATCGCAAGATGATGACTATCCTCGAAAATCGCAAGATGATCAAAATGAATATCGCAAGATGgttgtttattttcatgtgtatttagttattgtttagttttttaaGTATATGGTTTAGTTATTTTCATGATCTGATGCTCCTTTACTTCCGTTTTATTGTGTTTATGCGTTGTTTGTCTTCTACAATATTTTGGATAGAAcgcttatttttgtttatatgcTGATTTCGTTATTTGTTGACAATGGTGGATCcatgaatttttatttgggATGCGACACATTGAAGCTGTCAGCATTACGTCAGGACATTGTCAGTGTTCGGTCATTGTCGAATCTTCTTATTGATCTATTGGTATCTTAACCACCCAATATATTAGAACActtatgtaaatttattatCACGCTAGTGCATACTATTATTCTGAATTAAACCCGAATATGCatgttaatttattgtattaattCGAATTCAAAATAGagaattgataaataaaatcttacgGAGTACCTATTATAAATTGGATGGaactcaaaaacaaaaattggtCATGTTCATTAGAGAGGGCCCAGCCCACCATATgtaattaaactataaaactGCGATCCAAGTATAGTAGTAGTGATTTAGACCTAAAGCCCAAATCCACTCTTATTTTCctttgtaattaaaaatagtatgtTATCTATAATTGTATGgatgttttataattaatgtattaagTATGATAATTACAGATTACTCCTTAATTATTTGCGGCAGTTGTAGTGCATTTAATCAAGTAAGCTAAATAAATAGTCTCATTAGTCGTGTTTGGTGCGccaacaaatttgaaaaaaggaaaaggaattGAATTGTTATGATAAACATGTTTATAATGTGTACATAGTTTGTGGAGTATTGAATATAGACTACACTTACAGAGTCACTAACTTACTAATCtacctaactacttatttCAGACATTAACCacattaatattatactctccctaaaaaataatcattgtttctattttggtatgttaAATAAACTagttcattattattttcaaaaatcttgtAGTACACACTAactcaatattttattcacgAATCTTTGTACACAAATTAGGACAGTCACAACAGATGAAATCTCTCCGTCAacgaaaaatagttttattttgccattttaagatgtttacaaaaaatagtctaatTTCTAAAAGTGGAAAGTTTGTATTTCATAcctatttctttcttattcttttttactttaccaatttctcattaaaacctGCCATCCAGAACTATCTTTTATGGaccaaagtagtaaaaatttgatttttttttcttttaaaactattttcatGATTTAGATATTCTTGGTCTCACCTAATTTTTGGCCAAGAGTTATTGTTGTTCCGAATTTAACTTGAAAAGTTGACATGACACATGTGATTAGTGTGCTTTATGAGTACcctaaaacaaagaaatctTAAGTTGGTGTTGATTACAATTTCAACAATGCAGGTAATCTACCTATTTCATAAGTTGTTGagacaaaaacaaaatcctCAAATTTAAAACCTCACATCTTCAATTAACTAGAGGTGGTGCAAATTGCAATGTGCAGTTTGGAGAAACGCGGCGATGTTTTCATCCTCACAATCACCGGCGAGACGGACCACCGCCTCAACCCCGAGCTCCTCGACTCCATCACGGCGGCGGTCGCGCAAGTCAAGTCGGAGTCGACGCCCTCGACCGCCCTCATCACCACCGCCCAAGGCAAATTCTTCTCCAACGGCTACGACCAGGCCTGGGCCCTAGCCGACCCGGCCCGGCCCAAGATCATCTCCAAGAAGCTCCGTCTCTTGGTGGAGGACCTAATCTCCCTCCCCATGCCCACAATCGCCGCCGTCAACGGCCACGCCTCTGCCGCCGGCTTCATCCTCGCCCTCAGCCACGACTACCTCCTCATGCGCAGGCAAGGCCGGACCCACACACTCAACGTgtggttgtgatcaattgagattttttagcaTAATTAAGAATTGAGATAGCATTATAAACCACTCAATGAGTGGCTGAAAATAACTCCtatcattttgtttttcactACCCGTCCCTGAAATTTTGGCAcaatttaccatttcggtctgtcccttaaagtttgacacacttcaccttttaccatttttgatagtggacccccatattccactaacttattcatactcacattttattgtatcactaataggacccacattccaccaactttttcaactcacttttcattacatttattaaaatccgtgtcgggtcaaagtgtgtcaatatttggaggacggagatagtaatttttaaaaaaaattaaattttttttggaatatgaCCCACCATAAATtctttagatatttttaatatactattcaattaattattaaattattaaatacattCCGAGCTCCGCCACTGTGCGTAGGGACAGAGGCTATCTCTACATGAGCGAGCTCGACATCGGCTACCCGATTCCGCGGTGGTTCGTGCAGCTCGTGAAGAGCAAGGTCGGGTCTCCGAAGATCTGGCGGAGCGTGGTGATGGCGGCGGCGAAGATCACGGCGGAGATGGGGGTGGAGTGGGGGATCGTGGACTCGGCCCACGACGGCGCTGAGGCGACGGTGGAGGCGGCGGTGAAGCTGGGGGCGGAGTTGGTGGGCAGGAAGTGGGGTGGGGAGGTGTACGCCGCCAATCGGAGAGTCGTGCTTGCTGACGTGTTGGCGGTGCTCGGCTCCGATGAGACTGTCGGGGACTCCGGCGATGATGACGTGGCTTCGAGATTGTA is a window from the Salvia hispanica cultivar TCC Black 2014 chromosome 1, UniMelb_Shisp_WGS_1.0, whole genome shotgun sequence genome containing:
- the LOC125201014 gene encoding enoyl-CoA delta isomerase 1, peroxisomal-like, translated to MCSLEKRGDVFILTITGETDHRLNPELLDSITAAVAQVKSESTPSTALITTAQGKFFSNGYDQAWALADPARPKIISKKLRLLVEDLISLPMPTIAAVNGHASAAGFILALSHDYLLMRRDRGYLYMSELDIGYPIPRWFVQLVKSKVGSPKIWRSVVMAAAKITAEMGVEWGIVDSAHDGAEATVEAAVKLGAELVGRKWGGEVYAANRRVVLADVLAVLGSDETVGDSGDDDVASRL